A region from the Salicibibacter cibarius genome encodes:
- a CDS encoding multicopper oxidase domain-containing protein has protein sequence MTEDGKEVFNLNVTETHWMFDEETMTDAWTYNGSVPGEKIRVQEGDEVILNVKNNLEEPTALHLHGFPVPNAMDLSQPLRLIQMFQST, from the coding sequence ATGACTGAAGACGGTAAAGAAGTGTTTAATCTAAATGTTACCGAGACGCACTGGATGTTTGATGAGGAAACCATGACAGATGCCTGGACGTATAATGGATCCGTACCCGGCGAGAAGATTCGTGTCCAGGAAGGGGATGAGGTTATATTAAATGTCAAAAACAATTTGGAAGAACCCACTGCCCTTCATCTACATGGGTTCCCCGTCCCTAACGCGATGGATTTGAGCCAGCCTTTACGCCTGATCCAGATGTTCCAATCAACCTGA